From one Actinopolyspora saharensis genomic stretch:
- a CDS encoding DUF5679 domain-containing protein, with product MADTYNGYCVKCREKRDFTGEISETNGRRMAKGTCPVCGTKMTRILGKAHNAQG from the coding sequence TTGGCCGACACGTACAACGGCTACTGCGTGAAGTGCCGGGAGAAGCGGGACTTCACGGGCGAGATCTCGGAAACCAACGGCAGGAGGATGGCCAAGGGGACCTGCCCGGTTTGCGGAACGAAAATGACGCGCATTCTCGGAAAGGCGCACAACGCCCAGGGGTGA
- a CDS encoding M48 family metallopeptidase, translated as MSEPQVEVRRSKRRRQTVSAYRDGGKVVVLLPARMSRSEEKRWVEEMLSRLRRSETRRKSPARESDAALSARCAELAEQYLEGRAVPTGIRWVAPMRTRWASCTPSEGTIRVSRRLREVPSWVLDYVLVHELTHLLVPGHGADFWAWVHKYPKTERAIGYLEGLAAAAQLDLDGGDEDDEQDGGR; from the coding sequence GTGTCCGAACCGCAAGTGGAGGTGCGCCGCAGCAAGCGCAGGCGTCAAACGGTCAGCGCTTATCGCGACGGCGGCAAAGTGGTCGTGCTGCTACCGGCCAGGATGAGCCGCAGCGAGGAGAAGCGCTGGGTCGAGGAGATGCTCAGCAGGCTCCGCCGCAGCGAGACCCGGCGCAAGTCACCGGCGCGGGAGTCCGACGCCGCGCTCTCCGCGAGGTGCGCCGAACTCGCTGAGCAGTACCTGGAGGGCAGGGCGGTTCCCACGGGCATTCGGTGGGTGGCGCCGATGCGCACCAGATGGGCCTCCTGCACACCGAGCGAGGGCACCATAAGGGTCAGTCGCAGACTGCGCGAGGTGCCGTCCTGGGTGCTCGACTACGTGCTGGTCCACGAGCTGACGCACCTGCTGGTGCCCGGGCACGGGGCGGACTTCTGGGCCTGGGTGCACAAGTACCCGAAGACCGAGCGGGCGATCGGCTATCTGGAGGGGCTGGCCGCTGCGGCACAGCTGGATCTCGACGGTGGGGACGAGGACGACGAGCAGGACGGCGGCCGGTGA
- a CDS encoding zinc-dependent metalloprotease has product MSDVPFGFGPHDPNNEEPDDRDRGESSEGGSGGGTGSSGGTGSFPGFGPGGMPGPGGGTPNFDIGALGQMLTQLGQALSQSSSGSAGPVNYDLAKQLAHQQLQSNERPTQEQTKAVEDGVRLAELWLDPTTSFPPGTHTVQAWSPGDWVDKTLPTWQRLCDPVAQRVSESWLEALPQEAKQAAGPIVSMLGQMGGLTFGSQLGNGLAQLAGEVLTSTEVGLPLGPDGTAVLLPANVERFGQGLDRPASEITVFLAAREAAHHRLFSHVPWLRQQLLATVEEYARGIQVDTSSLEDLASRIDPSDPSSMQELMNSGMLEPKTTDEQQAALDRLENLLALVEGWVDVVVADAVGERLPGADALGETVRRRRASGGPAEQTFATLVGLQLRPRRLRAAASLWRLLTERYGVTGRDQVWDHPDLLPDGSDLDEPLDFADRWGRGHEDLDDPIAAIRRAEAQEQAAEENSGTAEDDSGEQNRGDGEDDGNAQQGDTDR; this is encoded by the coding sequence ATGAGTGATGTGCCCTTCGGGTTCGGCCCCCACGATCCCAACAACGAGGAGCCCGACGATCGCGACAGGGGCGAATCGTCGGAAGGAGGCTCAGGGGGCGGCACCGGATCCTCCGGAGGAACGGGGTCCTTCCCCGGCTTCGGCCCCGGGGGCATGCCCGGTCCTGGCGGCGGCACGCCGAATTTCGACATCGGCGCACTCGGCCAAATGCTGACTCAGCTCGGGCAGGCCCTCAGCCAGTCGTCGAGCGGCAGTGCGGGACCGGTCAACTACGACTTGGCCAAGCAGCTGGCCCACCAGCAGCTGCAGAGCAACGAGCGACCGACGCAGGAGCAGACCAAGGCCGTCGAGGACGGAGTGCGGCTGGCCGAGCTCTGGCTCGACCCCACCACCTCGTTCCCGCCGGGGACGCACACCGTCCAGGCCTGGTCCCCGGGTGACTGGGTGGACAAGACCCTGCCCACCTGGCAACGGCTGTGCGACCCGGTGGCGCAACGGGTCTCCGAGTCCTGGCTGGAAGCCCTGCCGCAGGAGGCCAAGCAGGCAGCAGGCCCCATCGTCTCCATGCTCGGCCAGATGGGCGGGCTGACCTTCGGGTCCCAGCTGGGCAACGGCCTGGCACAGCTCGCCGGTGAGGTGCTCACCTCGACCGAGGTGGGACTTCCGCTGGGCCCTGACGGCACCGCCGTGCTGCTGCCCGCCAACGTCGAACGCTTCGGCCAGGGACTGGACCGCCCCGCCAGCGAGATCACCGTCTTCCTCGCGGCGCGGGAGGCCGCCCACCACCGCCTGTTCAGCCACGTTCCCTGGCTCCGTCAACAGCTGCTCGCCACGGTGGAGGAGTACGCGCGCGGCATCCAGGTCGACACCTCCTCGCTGGAGGACCTCGCGAGCAGGATCGACCCGAGCGATCCGAGCTCGATGCAGGAACTGATGAACTCCGGGATGCTCGAGCCGAAGACCACCGACGAGCAGCAGGCTGCCCTCGACAGGCTGGAGAACCTGCTGGCGCTCGTCGAGGGCTGGGTCGACGTGGTCGTGGCCGATGCGGTCGGGGAACGGCTGCCGGGCGCGGACGCCCTCGGGGAGACCGTGCGGCGCAGGCGCGCCAGCGGTGGCCCCGCCGAGCAGACCTTCGCCACGCTCGTCGGACTGCAGTTGCGGCCGCGCAGGCTGCGCGCGGCGGCCTCGCTGTGGCGGCTGCTGACCGAGCGCTACGGAGTGACCGGTCGCGACCAGGTGTGGGACCACCCCGATCTGCTGCCGGACGGGTCCGACCTCGACGAGCCGCTGGACTTCGCCGACCGCTGGGGACGGGGTCACGAGGACCTGGACGACCCCATCGCCGCAATCCGGCGGGCCGAGGCCCAGGAGCAGGCGGCGGAGGAGAACTCCGGCACCGCGGAGGACGACTCGGGCGAGCAGAACCGCGGGGACGGCGAGGACGACGGGAACGCCCAGCAGGGCGACACCGACCGCTGA